Proteins from a genomic interval of Nitrosomonas sp.:
- a CDS encoding phytoene/squalene synthase family protein has protein sequence MPTSATQDDFQYQDQILQGVSRTFALTIPQLPSVLRQVIGNAYLLCRIIDTIEDDNALNAEQTRHMAHMFGNVISGQISAIQFSEMLLPLLSNQTIPAERDLIMHTDAVIRITHSFNPTQRKALERCVSIMGEGMISYQESASLAGLPTLEDMDRYCYHVAGVVGEMLTELFCDYSTAINQNRAMLMKLSVSFGQGLQMTNILKDIWEDQKRGACWLPQDIFRVHGFDLKNLKPGHVEPGFRAGLRKLIGIARGHLNDALTYTCLLPANEAGIRRFCLWAIGMAVLTLNKLNANLNFTAGSQVKISRRSVHTTVILTSLLAGQNWALHRIFMLAARKLPDIAV, from the coding sequence ATGCCAACCTCAGCCACACAGGATGATTTTCAATATCAGGACCAGATTCTGCAGGGAGTCTCGCGTACTTTTGCACTGACAATTCCACAGCTGCCATCCGTACTACGGCAGGTTATCGGCAACGCCTATCTACTGTGCCGCATTATCGATACTATCGAAGATGACAACGCACTGAACGCAGAGCAGACGCGTCACATGGCACACATGTTTGGCAACGTTATCAGTGGGCAGATATCAGCAATACAGTTCTCTGAAATGTTGTTACCGTTGCTCTCCAATCAAACAATTCCGGCTGAACGGGATCTGATCATGCATACCGATGCAGTGATTCGTATTACTCATAGCTTCAATCCTACTCAGCGCAAAGCATTGGAACGCTGTGTCAGCATCATGGGTGAGGGCATGATTTCCTATCAGGAAAGCGCATCACTTGCCGGACTGCCCACTCTCGAAGATATGGATCGTTATTGCTATCATGTTGCAGGCGTGGTTGGTGAAATGTTGACGGAACTTTTTTGCGATTACTCGACAGCAATCAACCAGAACCGAGCGATGTTGATGAAGCTCTCGGTATCTTTCGGTCAGGGATTGCAGATGACGAATATCCTGAAAGATATTTGGGAAGATCAGAAGCGTGGTGCCTGCTGGTTACCTCAGGATATTTTTCGGGTACACGGTTTCGATTTAAAAAACCTTAAACCAGGTCACGTCGAACCTGGTTTTCGAGCGGGACTACGTAAATTGATTGGTATCGCACGTGGGCATTTAAATGATGCCCTGACCTACACCTGCCTATTGCCTGCAAATGAGGCTGGTATTCGCCGCTTCTGCCTGTGGGCAATCGGGATGGCAGTATTGACACTGAATAAACTCAATGCCAATCTTAATTTCACGGCCGGCTCGCAAGTCAAGATATCGCGCAGAAGTGTCCACACAACCGTCATTCTCACGAGTTTACTTGCTGGTCAAAACTGGGCACTGCATCGTATCTTCATGCTAGCTGCTCGAAAACTCCCTGATATTGCCGTCTGA
- the lysA gene encoding diaminopimelate decarboxylase, whose translation MSERPVFHYHEDRFFAESVSLTAIAEQFGTPCYVYSRAAITAAYQEFEQAFADRAHLICYAVKANSNLAILNLLACLGCGFDIVSGGELHRVLKAGGDPQKIVFSGVGKTREEMRIALNAHVLCFNVESEMELFALNDVAGEMGKIAPVSVRINPDVDANTHPYISTGLKENKFGIPAADAERIYQLTKNLPNVHPVGLDCHIGSQLTELSPFIEATRKIRDLQVRLQSLDIAIEHIDLGGGLGIRYDAESPPSRQDYVEALCSEMASTSARLIIEPGRSVVGDAGILLTRVQYLKHLPHRNFAIVDAAMNDLLRPALYQAYHAIQPVVKRKGDTLSYQVVGPVCETGDFLGNERELVLAPNELLAVMSSGAYGMSMSSNYNSRPRAAEVLVDGDSVSLIRARESIDELYALENIIA comes from the coding sequence ATGAGTGAGCGACCAGTATTTCATTATCATGAGGATAGGTTTTTTGCCGAATCTGTTTCTCTGACTGCCATAGCGGAACAATTCGGCACGCCATGCTATGTTTATTCGCGTGCTGCCATCACTGCGGCTTATCAGGAATTTGAACAGGCGTTTGCCGATCGCGCACATCTTATTTGTTATGCAGTCAAGGCTAATTCAAATCTGGCGATTCTGAATCTGCTTGCCTGCCTTGGTTGTGGTTTTGATATCGTCTCCGGGGGGGAATTACACCGGGTTCTGAAGGCAGGTGGTGATCCTCAGAAAATCGTATTTTCCGGTGTCGGCAAAACCCGGGAGGAAATGCGAATTGCCCTGAATGCCCATGTTCTCTGTTTCAATGTCGAATCAGAAATGGAGCTGTTTGCGCTCAATGACGTTGCCGGAGAAATGGGTAAAATCGCACCGGTCAGTGTTCGTATCAACCCGGATGTTGACGCCAATACCCATCCTTATATCTCAACCGGCCTGAAAGAAAACAAATTTGGCATCCCGGCGGCGGATGCAGAACGTATCTATCAGCTGACAAAGAACTTGCCAAACGTACACCCTGTGGGGTTAGATTGCCATATCGGTTCGCAGCTGACCGAACTTTCTCCCTTTATCGAGGCAACCCGGAAAATACGGGATCTTCAGGTGCGCCTGCAATCACTCGATATAGCCATTGAACATATTGATCTCGGTGGGGGGCTAGGCATACGCTATGACGCGGAATCTCCTCCCTCCAGGCAGGATTATGTCGAGGCACTCTGCTCGGAAATGGCCAGCACTTCTGCTCGCCTCATTATTGAGCCTGGGCGATCCGTGGTCGGTGACGCAGGTATACTGCTCACCCGTGTGCAATATCTGAAGCATCTGCCGCACCGTAATTTTGCCATTGTTGACGCCGCCATGAATGACCTGCTCAGACCAGCCTTGTATCAGGCTTATCATGCCATCCAGCCGGTAGTGAAACGTAAAGGGGATACGCTTAGTTACCAGGTTGTTGGACCGGTATGTGAAACGGGTGATTTTCTGGGAAATGAACGGGAATTGGTGTTAGCTCCCAATGAGTTACTGGCCGTCATGTCGAGCGGCGCTTATGGCATGAGCATGAGCTCTAATTATAATTCACGTCCACGCGCAGCTGAAGTGCTGGTAGATGGTGACTCGGTCAGCCTGATTCGTGCACGGGAATCCATTGATGAATTATATGCTTTGGAAAATATCATTGCCTGA
- a CDS encoding membrane integrity-associated transporter subunit PqiC translates to MFKYLFLLLLAGCTIIPRAPTPISIFDFGPLAQSEYLRPVSSPIQIQFSGVTAPAWLDTQAMRYRLVYHHPAQTHVYANNRWAAPPASLLTERIKQHIASWQNSPDRRYGHARPATYILKIELEDFIQVFDAVNRSHVNVSLRASLFERDTRLIAAQQRFSEAQSTPSADASGAAKAFIAISDQLAAELIQWSVKATGHSPALPE, encoded by the coding sequence ATGTTCAAATATCTCTTTTTGTTGCTGCTGGCCGGTTGTACCATTATTCCCAGAGCGCCCACTCCGATTTCTATTTTTGATTTTGGTCCACTTGCCCAGTCTGAATACCTGCGACCTGTTTCCTCTCCGATCCAGATACAGTTTTCCGGGGTAACTGCACCAGCGTGGCTGGATACGCAGGCAATGCGTTATCGTCTTGTTTATCATCATCCGGCACAAACTCATGTTTATGCAAATAATCGCTGGGCTGCTCCTCCGGCGAGTTTATTGACAGAACGTATCAAACAACATATTGCCTCATGGCAAAATTCACCTGATCGAAGATATGGGCACGCCAGACCAGCAACCTATATATTGAAAATTGAGCTCGAAGATTTTATACAGGTATTTGATGCAGTAAATCGCAGCCACGTGAACGTCAGTCTGCGAGCCAGTCTTTTTGAACGCGACACGCGTCTAATTGCGGCGCAGCAGCGCTTTTCAGAGGCGCAATCAACACCAAGTGCAGATGCCAGCGGCGCTGCTAAGGCTTTTATTGCTATCAGTGATCAACTGGCAGCTGAATTGATCCAGTGGTCGGTTAAAGCGACGGGGCACTCCCCCGCATTACCAGAATGA
- a CDS encoding MCE family protein, with the protein MENRAYAFTAGLFVILLSIALAMAIKWFGSENMTYHTYYLISRGGSVSGLNPEASVRFRGVNIGKVSEIYFDPRNMHNIIVRISVINGVKLPESVYAQLASQGITGLAYIELDDDNSDEAGSLAPEAHILLRSSLIKTLSDSAQEMLKNLNEAVGRVNSLLSEQNQASIEVILSNLVQTLKSYHNLANQLTDGAQGLPQLSNEMTATFKQTRHVLGEVGQTLEKLNQQSGALDNISQSSLELTDTLTSLQEAGSRVAQSARILDQLLDSLATQPQSLLFGKSPSMPGPGEAGFTPPRKQAE; encoded by the coding sequence ATGGAAAATCGTGCCTACGCTTTTACTGCGGGTTTATTTGTCATTTTGCTCAGCATTGCTTTGGCGATGGCAATAAAATGGTTTGGTAGTGAAAACATGACCTACCATACCTATTATCTGATTTCCAGAGGCGGATCTGTTTCTGGGCTCAACCCCGAAGCTTCAGTACGCTTTCGTGGCGTAAATATTGGCAAGGTCAGTGAAATTTATTTCGATCCCCGGAATATGCACAATATTATTGTACGTATTTCTGTAATTAATGGAGTTAAGCTACCTGAGAGTGTCTATGCACAACTTGCCAGTCAGGGAATAACGGGGCTGGCCTATATTGAGCTGGATGACGATAATAGTGACGAGGCGGGTAGTCTTGCACCAGAAGCACACATTCTGCTGCGATCCTCGCTGATCAAAACGCTGTCGGATTCAGCGCAGGAGATGCTGAAAAATCTGAACGAAGCAGTTGGCCGCGTAAATAGTTTATTGAGTGAACAGAACCAGGCCAGTATTGAAGTTATATTAAGCAATTTGGTGCAAACCCTGAAAAGCTACCACAATCTGGCGAATCAGCTGACGGATGGCGCACAAGGACTGCCGCAGTTAAGCAATGAAATGACAGCTACATTCAAGCAAACCCGACATGTGCTCGGTGAAGTTGGTCAGACGCTGGAAAAACTTAACCAGCAAAGCGGTGCGCTGGATAATATTTCTCAAAGCTCGCTGGAATTGACTGATACTTTGACCAGTTTGCAGGAAGCGGGCAGTCGTGTTGCCCAAAGTGCTCGCATACTCGATCAGCTGTTGGATTCACTTGCGACACAACCGCAAAGCCTGCTGTTTGGCAAATCTCCGTCTATGCCTGGCCCAGGTGAGGCTGGGTTTACACCACCACGGAAACAAGCAGAATAA
- a CDS encoding inositol monophosphatase: MHPMLNIAVKAARRAGSIITRAAMNLERLTITRKAHSDFVSEVDRAAEEAIIKILLDAYPDHSILAEESGKSGQVGKSEYQWIIDPLDGTTNFLHGFPKYCVSIALLHRGVLSQAVIYDPVSDELFTASRGGGAFLNDHRIRVSKRIQLGESLIGTGFPFRDFTHMEAYLAMFKDLIPKAAGIRRPGSAALDLAYVAAGRYDGFWEAGLAPWDIAAGCLLILEAGGMVSDLEGNGQYLKSGQVVAGNPKIFAQLLQIFRPHLTEQLIAENREITESA, encoded by the coding sequence ATGCATCCCATGCTTAATATCGCGGTCAAGGCTGCCCGTCGTGCGGGTTCCATTATTACTCGCGCCGCAATGAACCTGGAGCGATTAACGATAACGCGCAAGGCGCACAGTGATTTTGTCAGCGAGGTAGATCGGGCTGCCGAGGAAGCAATTATCAAAATATTGCTTGATGCTTATCCTGACCACTCAATTCTAGCAGAAGAAAGTGGCAAGAGCGGGCAAGTGGGTAAATCAGAATACCAATGGATTATCGATCCACTTGATGGCACAACTAATTTTCTGCATGGTTTTCCAAAATATTGCGTCTCGATTGCGCTACTGCATCGAGGTGTATTATCGCAGGCGGTAATATACGATCCCGTTAGCGATGAATTATTCACCGCCAGCCGTGGTGGAGGTGCTTTTCTCAACGATCATCGCATTCGTGTGAGCAAACGAATTCAACTGGGTGAATCACTGATAGGCACAGGATTTCCTTTTCGTGATTTTACCCATATGGAAGCTTATCTTGCCATGTTCAAGGATCTTATTCCAAAAGCGGCTGGTATACGGCGTCCCGGCTCGGCTGCGCTCGATCTGGCTTATGTTGCGGCTGGTCGTTACGATGGCTTTTGGGAAGCGGGTCTTGCACCCTGGGACATTGCTGCCGGCTGTTTGCTCATTCTGGAGGCAGGTGGCATGGTCAGCGATCTGGAAGGGAACGGACAATATTTAAAAAGCGGGCAAGTCGTCGCAGGAAATCCTAAAATTTTTGCTCAGCTTTTGCAGATATTCAGACCACACTTGACCGAACAGTTGATTGCTGAAAATAGAGAAATCACTGAATCGGCTTAG